A section of the Tachysurus fulvidraco isolate hzauxx_2018 chromosome 7, HZAU_PFXX_2.0, whole genome shotgun sequence genome encodes:
- the LOC125145208 gene encoding uncharacterized protein LOC125145208 — translation MISHQPSSSWMSSHPVQDIQRQCNMRSRPLLGWWSDSDHTGSQKPTVTLSSRKWNKILKEGIIEESASPWSSPIVVVPKPDGSIHFCNDFWRLNQISDFDSYPLPQVDDLVERLGQARFISTLDLTKGYWQVALALEAKLKMAFSTTNGHWQDQVLLSGPSFWPTCGSSHLPAPHGHRPPTPPCFFCRLPGLCGSPLHLVQSPVPSGGGSGSPPDSWSYGMPSGPVRGPVPGILHWSGAAEAPGDPSRERIPPTHYKELPFGIGGLLQTFCA, via the coding sequence ATGATCTCACACCAGCCCAGCAGTTCTTGGATGTCTTCTCATCCTGTCCAGGACATACAGCGCCAGTGCAACATGAGATCAAGACCCCTCCTGGGATGGTGGTCCGACAGCGACCATACAGGGTCCCAGAAGCCCACCGTCACATTATCGAGCAGGAAGTGGAACAAAATATTGAAGGAAGGGATTATTGAGGAGTCTGCCAGCCCTTGGTCCAGCCCCATTGTGGTGGTGCCTAAACCAGATGGGTCCATTCACTTCTGTAACGACTTCTGGAGGCTCAACCAGATCTCGGATTTTGACAGCTATCCCCTCCCCCAAGTGGACGACCTGGTGGAACGCCTGGGGCAGGCTCGGTTCATTTCCACCCTTGACCTGACAAAGGGCTATTGGCAGGTGGCCCTTGCACTGGAGGCGAAACTAAAGATGGCATTCAGCACCACAAATGGCCACTGGCAAGATCAGGTCCTTCTATCAggtccttccttttggcctacaTGCGGCTCCAGCCACCTTCCAGCACCTCATGGACATCGTCCACCGACCCCTCCGTGCTTTTTCTGCCGCCTTCCTGGACTATGTGGTAGTCCACTCCACCTGGTCCAATCACCTGTTCCATCTGGGGGAGGTTCTGGGAGCCCTCCGGACAGCTGGTCTTACGGCATGCCATCTGGGCCTGTCCGAGGCCCAGTACCTGGGATATTGCATTGGTCGGGGGCTGCTGAAGCCCCAGGAGATCCAAGCCGTGAGAGAATACCCCCGACCCACTACAAAGAACTGCCTTTTGGGATTGGCGGGCTATTACAGACGTTTTGTGCCTAA